From Nitrospirota bacterium, the proteins below share one genomic window:
- a CDS encoding DsrE family protein — translation MAAVKKLAVIVTRGSYNNLLQACELARIATIAGTQVSVFFRDEAALRLTQDKVKDMVFSEAYKGRDAHMREVLRSRGKHDLPAILREIKEKGDAKFSVCRDSLELLEITVEKLIPELDEVQAADAFWKEEVTTADQVLTF, via the coding sequence GTGGCTGCCGTGAAGAAACTGGCCGTGATCGTGACGCGTGGTTCCTATAACAATCTGCTCCAGGCCTGCGAACTCGCCCGTATCGCCACCATCGCCGGCACCCAGGTGAGCGTGTTCTTTCGGGACGAAGCGGCCTTGCGGCTGACGCAGGACAAAGTCAAAGACATGGTCTTCTCCGAAGCCTACAAGGGCCGGGACGCCCATATGCGGGAGGTCCTGCGTTCTCGCGGCAAGCACGACTTGCCCGCGATCTTGCGCGAGATCAAAGAAAAAGGCGACGCCAAATTTTCCGTGTGCCGCGATTCCTTGGAGCTGCTCGAAATTACGGTCGAAAAGTTGATCCCCGAACTGGACGAGGTCCAGGCAGCGGATGCCTTCTGGAAGGAAGAAGTGACCACGGCCGATCAGGTGCTCACCTTCTAA
- the cysD gene encoding sulfate adenylyltransferase subunit CysD, with protein sequence MKHLRQLEDQSVYILREAYKHFDHLAMLWSIGKDSTVLLWLVRKAFFGHVPFPLIHVDTSYKIPAMIEYRDRLVREWRLNLVVGQNKEALAAGMNHTLGRVTCCTALKTNALKQLIEEKGYTGIILGVRADEEGTRAKERYFSPRDKHGDWDFRDQPPELWDQFKTSFPPGTHVRIHPLLDWTEINIWEYIKLENIPFIDLYLDRGDGTRYRSLGCAPCTFPIKSTAKSVDDIIEELRHTTVAERAGRAQDEGRGMELLRKEGYM encoded by the coding sequence ATGAAACATCTCCGGCAGTTGGAAGATCAGAGCGTCTACATCTTGCGGGAGGCCTACAAGCACTTTGACCATCTGGCCATGCTCTGGTCCATCGGCAAAGATTCCACCGTGTTGTTGTGGCTCGTACGCAAGGCCTTCTTCGGGCACGTGCCGTTCCCGCTCATTCACGTGGACACCAGCTACAAGATTCCGGCCATGATCGAATACCGTGACCGGCTGGTCCGCGAATGGCGGTTGAATCTGGTGGTCGGTCAAAACAAAGAAGCCCTGGCCGCCGGCATGAACCACACGCTGGGCCGGGTCACCTGCTGCACGGCTCTCAAGACCAACGCGCTGAAGCAGCTCATCGAAGAGAAGGGCTATACCGGCATCATCCTGGGCGTGCGCGCGGACGAGGAAGGCACGAGGGCCAAAGAGCGATATTTCTCGCCGCGCGACAAGCACGGCGATTGGGATTTCCGGGACCAGCCGCCCGAGCTGTGGGACCAGTTCAAGACCTCGTTCCCGCCGGGGACGCACGTCCGCATCCACCCGCTGTTGGATTGGACCGAGATCAACATCTGGGAATACATCAAGCTCGAGAACATCCCGTTCATCGATCTCTATCTCGACCGGGGCGACGGAACGCGGTACCGCAGTCTGGGCTGCGCCCCCTGCACGTTCCCGATCAAATCCACCGCCAAGTCGGTCGACGACATCATCGAGGAATTGCGGCACACGACGGTCGCCGAGCGCGCCGGCCGCGCGCAGGACGAGGGGCGCGGGATGGAACTGCTGCGCAAAGAAGGGTACATGTGA
- a CDS encoding sulfurtransferase TusA family protein has protein sequence MSVSRATSPPEIQTAPIPPEILEEIEAFEAEAHRVLSGELSGDLFKPFRLQHGIYGQRQPGVQMFRIKIPFGGLTANQLRRIGEIADQYATGVGHVTTRQDIQLHFVSLEDVPTMMRKLAEVELTTREACANTVRNVTACHLAGVCQGEIFDVTPYAKTVALHLLRNPLNQSLPRKFKIAFSGCQHDCALTPIHDIGLLAAKKEDGTVGFRMSVGGGLGSTPRLAHVLREFVSMDELIPSIEAVIKVFDTLGNRKNRHKARMKFVIDKLGFEEFKRRWEEAYAAMGYNRPVHEPIKLLSHQDDPVPLIMPTRAIGPGNGNGNGSLGETPFETWRRTNAIRQKQPGYVAALIKLPMGDLTTSQMYVLADLAEAYSNGNIRTTVNQNMIIRWVPEARLREFYEDLAAHGLADPGADAVEDIVACPGTDTCGLGITSSKGLARAMAEIFPPGRVPDDLKGVSVKISGCHNSCAQHHIATIGLHGVGKRIGEHVAPHYELHLGGQVNGTAKIGQMTVKLPAKNVPAAVSHLIAVYRRDRQPGEGLPAFIARVGKAKLKDELIPYTIVPSFEEDPTYYYDWEGEEEFVLEDLGPGECAGGALEMIDNRMLEAEQELYQARLLADKHQYAISVNKAYRAVLAAVKALLVTEGVDPATDAETFAEFEQRLVPKGILPAYRNLASRIGDLGPKATTAEFTLGKVAFAKEFVDACRAATEQIGKDLKLAGAEKGDGAEQPQSAASPAQPAEQAPAHANGSAADAPVFDLRGVACPLNYVKTKLKLEMMEAGERLEVWLDAGEPIKNVPVSLRNDGHKILAQEPLEPDAAHYRIVVEKVES, from the coding sequence ATGAGCGTATCCCGAGCGACTTCTCCGCCAGAGATCCAAACTGCGCCGATCCCTCCTGAGATTCTGGAAGAGATTGAAGCCTTTGAAGCGGAAGCTCACCGAGTCTTGAGCGGGGAACTCTCCGGCGACCTTTTCAAGCCGTTCCGCCTGCAACATGGGATTTACGGCCAGAGGCAGCCCGGCGTCCAGATGTTCCGGATCAAGATTCCGTTCGGCGGCCTCACCGCGAACCAGCTCAGACGAATCGGAGAGATTGCCGACCAGTATGCCACCGGCGTGGGCCACGTCACGACCCGGCAGGACATCCAGCTCCATTTTGTCTCGCTCGAAGACGTCCCAACCATGATGCGGAAGCTTGCGGAGGTGGAGCTCACCACCCGCGAAGCCTGCGCCAACACCGTGCGGAACGTGACCGCCTGCCATTTGGCCGGCGTGTGCCAAGGCGAAATCTTCGACGTGACGCCTTATGCCAAGACCGTCGCCCTGCATCTCCTTCGCAATCCGCTGAACCAGAGCTTGCCGCGGAAGTTCAAGATCGCATTTTCGGGGTGCCAACACGATTGTGCGCTCACACCGATCCACGATATCGGCTTGCTCGCCGCGAAAAAAGAGGACGGAACCGTCGGCTTCCGCATGTCCGTCGGCGGAGGGCTGGGTTCGACGCCCCGCTTGGCTCACGTGCTGCGGGAGTTCGTTTCCATGGACGAACTCATCCCCTCGATCGAGGCGGTGATCAAGGTCTTCGACACCCTCGGCAACCGCAAGAACCGGCACAAGGCCCGGATGAAATTTGTCATCGACAAACTCGGCTTCGAGGAGTTCAAGCGGCGATGGGAGGAGGCCTACGCCGCGATGGGCTACAACCGCCCGGTCCACGAGCCGATCAAGCTGTTGTCGCACCAGGACGACCCGGTCCCTCTCATCATGCCGACCCGGGCCATCGGGCCCGGCAACGGCAACGGCAACGGATCTCTCGGGGAGACCCCCTTCGAGACGTGGAGACGGACCAACGCGATCAGGCAGAAACAACCGGGTTATGTCGCCGCGCTGATCAAGCTCCCGATGGGCGATCTCACCACATCGCAGATGTACGTCTTGGCCGACCTGGCCGAGGCGTATTCGAACGGCAACATCCGGACCACCGTCAATCAGAACATGATTATCCGGTGGGTGCCCGAAGCGCGACTGCGCGAGTTCTACGAAGACCTGGCCGCCCACGGATTGGCTGATCCGGGAGCCGACGCGGTGGAAGACATCGTCGCCTGCCCAGGTACGGACACGTGCGGCCTGGGTATCACCTCTTCGAAAGGACTGGCCAGGGCCATGGCGGAGATCTTTCCGCCCGGCCGCGTCCCCGATGACTTGAAGGGTGTCAGCGTCAAGATCAGCGGATGCCACAATTCCTGCGCGCAACATCACATCGCAACGATCGGGTTGCACGGAGTCGGCAAGCGTATCGGCGAGCACGTGGCCCCGCACTACGAACTCCACCTCGGCGGGCAGGTGAACGGCACGGCCAAGATCGGGCAGATGACTGTCAAGCTGCCGGCGAAGAACGTCCCAGCCGCGGTCTCCCACCTGATCGCCGTCTATCGGCGCGACCGTCAACCGGGAGAAGGGCTGCCTGCGTTTATCGCGCGTGTCGGCAAGGCCAAGCTGAAGGATGAATTGATTCCCTATACGATCGTTCCCTCGTTCGAAGAGGACCCGACCTATTATTACGATTGGGAGGGCGAAGAGGAGTTCGTGTTGGAGGACCTCGGACCGGGCGAATGCGCCGGAGGGGCCCTCGAGATGATCGACAATCGCATGCTGGAAGCCGAACAGGAGCTGTATCAGGCCAGGCTGTTGGCTGATAAGCACCAATATGCGATCTCCGTCAACAAGGCCTATCGCGCGGTTCTCGCGGCGGTCAAAGCCTTGTTGGTCACCGAGGGCGTTGATCCGGCAACCGACGCCGAGACGTTTGCTGAATTCGAGCAGCGGCTGGTGCCTAAAGGCATCCTGCCCGCGTACCGGAACCTTGCGTCCCGGATCGGCGACTTGGGACCGAAAGCCACCACGGCGGAATTTACGCTCGGCAAGGTGGCGTTCGCGAAGGAATTCGTCGATGCCTGCCGAGCCGCGACCGAGCAAATCGGCAAGGACCTGAAATTGGCCGGCGCGGAGAAGGGCGACGGCGCCGAGCAGCCGCAGTCCGCCGCGTCGCCGGCGCAACCGGCGGAGCAGGCACCCGCTCACGCAAACGGTTCAGCCGCCGACGCACCGGTCTTCGATTTGCGCGGTGTGGCCTGCCCGCTCAACTATGTCAAGACGAAGCTCAAACTCGAGATGATGGAGGCGGGCGAGCGCCTCGAGGTCTGGCTCGACGCCGGAGAGCCGATCAAGAACGTGCCTGTGAGCCTCCGGAACGACGGTCACAAAATTCTGGCCCAGGAGCCGTTGGAGCCAGACGCCGCCCATTATCGCATCGTGGTGGAGAAAGTCGAGAGCTGA
- a CDS encoding phosphoadenylyl-sulfate reductase: MEEELKRLSESFETRQPQDVLAYAIERYMPKIVLACSFGAEDVVLVDMIQRINPQVPLFYLDTDFLFAETYDVRDRIVEKYGLRPEQVLRITSLLTPAEQAAQYGDALWARQPDRCCELRKVEPLARVLKGFDAWITGIRRDQAPTRANAGLIEWDRKFQLVKINPLAKWTAEDVWTYIKMYEVPYNRLHDQNYPSIGCTHCTAPVQPGEDPRAGRWRNFAKTECGLHK; this comes from the coding sequence ATGGAAGAAGAACTGAAGCGGCTGAGCGAGTCCTTCGAGACGAGACAGCCGCAGGACGTGCTGGCCTATGCGATCGAGCGCTACATGCCCAAGATCGTGCTCGCCTGCAGTTTCGGCGCCGAAGATGTCGTGCTGGTGGACATGATCCAGCGGATCAATCCGCAGGTTCCGCTATTCTATCTCGACACGGATTTCTTGTTCGCCGAGACCTACGACGTCAGGGATCGCATCGTCGAAAAATACGGCCTGCGACCCGAACAGGTGTTGCGGATCACGTCGCTCCTTACCCCGGCAGAGCAGGCTGCGCAATACGGCGACGCCCTCTGGGCGCGCCAGCCGGACCGCTGCTGCGAACTGCGGAAGGTCGAGCCGCTGGCGCGGGTTTTGAAAGGCTTCGACGCCTGGATTACGGGTATCAGACGCGACCAGGCGCCGACCAGGGCGAACGCCGGGTTGATCGAATGGGACCGTAAATTCCAACTCGTCAAGATCAACCCGCTGGCGAAATGGACGGCCGAGGACGTGTGGACTTATATCAAGATGTACGAGGTGCCGTACAACCGGCTCCATGACCAGAACTATCCCAGCATCGGCTGTACGCACTGCACGGCGCCGGTCCAGCCGGGGGAAGATCCGCGCGCCGGGCGATGGAGGAATTTCGCCAAGACCGAGTGCGGTTTGCATAAGTAA
- the trpD gene encoding anthranilate phosphoribosyltransferase gives MQQFIAKVAKGTKTSKDLTWEEAKQAMKCLIEGQATPIQVGAFLVAMRMKTESVTELASFTAAARQYVAPLPVPEGLALVDLPTYAGKQDTFHASIGAAVVAAAAGAVVLMHGHEGIPQRPGTAAVLKVLGIPTELKPQQAADELVTKGFAYLDIAFYHPPIARFLDLRTELGLRNFFHPVARMLNPARASSQVIGLTHPPYFEKTAEALRMLGARRALVIRGVEGDPELSLASVTRLLELRDERIVPLTLQSKDVGLPSASFREMAGFPAEQREKEAELLARIVRNEVRGGPRDWVALNAAMLLYAAGKGPSISSCLPTAQRAIESGAAARKLTELTTAKEPVHA, from the coding sequence ATGCAACAGTTCATCGCCAAGGTCGCCAAAGGGACGAAGACTTCCAAGGACTTGACCTGGGAGGAGGCCAAGCAGGCCATGAAGTGCCTGATCGAGGGTCAGGCCACGCCGATCCAGGTCGGCGCCTTCCTGGTCGCCATGCGCATGAAGACGGAGTCCGTCACCGAACTGGCCTCCTTCACCGCGGCGGCCCGCCAGTATGTTGCGCCGTTGCCCGTGCCCGAAGGCCTGGCGCTCGTCGATCTCCCGACCTATGCCGGCAAGCAAGACACCTTTCACGCGTCGATTGGAGCGGCGGTGGTGGCGGCCGCCGCAGGCGCGGTCGTGCTCATGCACGGTCATGAAGGAATTCCGCAACGGCCCGGGACGGCTGCTGTCTTGAAGGTGTTGGGAATCCCGACCGAACTCAAGCCGCAGCAGGCGGCGGACGAACTCGTGACGAAAGGGTTCGCGTATCTGGATATTGCGTTCTACCACCCGCCTATCGCGCGGTTCCTCGACCTCAGGACTGAATTGGGACTGCGAAATTTTTTCCATCCTGTCGCCCGCATGCTGAATCCGGCCCGCGCCTCGTCTCAGGTCATCGGGTTGACGCATCCGCCCTACTTCGAAAAGACGGCGGAGGCGCTCCGCATGTTGGGCGCCCGGCGCGCGCTGGTGATCCGCGGCGTGGAAGGCGATCCGGAACTCTCGCTCGCTTCGGTGACGAGGCTGCTGGAATTGCGGGATGAGCGGATCGTGCCCTTGACGCTCCAGTCGAAAGACGTCGGACTGCCGTCGGCTTCCTTCCGCGAGATGGCGGGCTTCCCGGCGGAGCAACGGGAGAAGGAAGCCGAGTTGCTCGCACGGATCGTGCGGAACGAGGTGCGCGGCGGGCCGCGTGATTGGGTGGCGCTCAATGCCGCCATGTTGCTGTATGCGGCGGGCAAAGGCCCGTCGATTTCCTCCTGCCTGCCGACGGCCCAGCGGGCCATCGAGTCGGGAGCGGCGGCGCGGAAATTGACCGAGCTGACCACGGCGAAGGAACCGGTTCATGCCTGA